A genomic region of Alligator mississippiensis isolate rAllMis1 chromosome 4, rAllMis1, whole genome shotgun sequence contains the following coding sequences:
- the LOC132249932 gene encoding uncharacterized protein LOC132249932: MRPAGRRNEQGSGERGSRLRLLELPPLPARPGSARGQPRMETWGMCTATLVLCLLLGTAAGSAPIPSTGPGCRREFISITAPAHHGVLLPLVVPDAAVDPLGATLNWQTEAVHLHSPEVMHAYTDGKDDLESQAKRFCGRTQVFPEEIDNGNASLLLKNITQNDTGTYHGYFFPNYNSPCIAVIVHLNVSDAAVEKTTKTEGGWKDYLGLVLCRVLDFLLVLAFILVSGLLLINKICPTRKDGRNKIAKICGRCREGIWRLPKSANCIQKLFFGKRNSGHISGFVEREGGAHTWRDI; the protein is encoded by the exons ATGAGGCCGGCCGGGCGCAGAAACGAGCAGGGCAGCGGCGAGCGGGGATCTCGGCTCCGGCTGCTCGAGCTGCCcccgctcccggcccggcccggctcggctcgaGGACAGCCGAGAATGGAGACCTGGGGGATGTGCACAGCAACCCTGGtcctctgcttgctgctgggcACGGCAGCTG GGAGCGCGCCCATCCCGAGCACGGGACCCGGGTGTAGAAGGGAGTTCATCAGCATTACAGCGCCTGCGCACCATGGTGTGCTCCTGCCCCTTGTTGTTCCAGATGCAGCTGTGGACCCTTTAGGAGCTACTCTGAACTGGCAAACTGAAGCAGTGCATTTGCATTCACCTGAAGTGATGCATGCCTACACAGATGGCAAGGATGACCTTGAGAGCCAGGCAAAGAGATTTTGTGGGCGAACCCAGGTCTTTCCCGAGGAGATTGACAATGGCAATGCATCTTTGTTGCTGAAAAATATAACCCAGAACGATACGGGAACCTACCATGGTTACTTTTTCCCCAATTATAATAGCCCATGTATTGCAGTAATCGTCCATCTTAACGTGTCAG ATGCTGCTGTGGAGAAAACCACGAAGACAGAAGGTGGATGGAAGGACTATCTAGGTCTGGTTCTGTGTCGGGTTCTGGATTTCCTCTTGGTCCTGGCTTTCATTCTGGTTTCTGGTCTCCTACTAATAAACAAGATCTGTCCAACAAGGAAGGACGGTAGAAATAAAATAGCAA aaatctgTGGGCGCTGCCGTGAAGGAATTTGGAGACTTCCCAAATCTGCTAATTGCATTCAAAAGTTATTCTTTGGGAAGAGAAATTCAGGTCACATCTCCGGTTTTGTAGAAAGGGAAGGTGGTGCACACACGTGGAGAGATATATGA